A stretch of Thermoanaerobaculales bacterium DNA encodes these proteins:
- a CDS encoding PP2C family protein-serine/threonine phosphatase, whose translation MPPADLLRLAELALSGHVSPQLAEEILRAVVEESNSRAGVLRRGEEVRASWPRSVSRQVEDATGGWTEIPFGDEQSPWRLRLLAPERLDPSVVAAARISLRAIDLRDELKRTRFDERFRLWELETIRSIANDIGGILEVDRLARELINHLVALLGVRSAAVYLGADPSSAEVVSSFGPLTLAADQLVRAWEQGIYTDEVLALPLQSTSGTLGVLLAANKEARAGTEPFAGNDVRVMELFAVQVTMAMEFARLTRASLERERLKRELAVAAEIQSHLHPLAYPEFPGYRLAARSSPSRQVAGDTYDVLVNDHRLIAIVADVSGKGVGAGLLAAGIHASVRLLSETEESLAGVATRINRYLAGATEDNRFVTFAMVRLEADGGLTAVNAGHCPILVRRGDGRVEQIPSSGLPLGILAAAGYRESTLRLEPGDLLLLYTDGLTEAENPSEEEFGTHRVESAVAGLRDPSAESACRDLLQAVDLHAGGRPLQDDATLLVVERLAVAP comes from the coding sequence ATGCCTCCGGCTGATCTCCTCCGTCTCGCCGAGCTCGCACTCTCCGGCCACGTCAGCCCGCAGCTCGCGGAGGAGATCCTGCGGGCGGTGGTCGAGGAAAGCAACTCGCGCGCGGGGGTGCTGCGGCGGGGCGAGGAGGTGCGGGCGAGCTGGCCGCGGAGCGTGTCACGGCAGGTCGAGGATGCGACCGGCGGCTGGACCGAGATCCCGTTCGGCGATGAACAGTCGCCGTGGCGGCTGCGCCTGCTCGCGCCGGAACGCCTCGACCCGTCGGTGGTCGCCGCAGCCCGCATCTCCCTGCGTGCAATCGACCTGCGGGACGAGCTCAAGCGCACCCGGTTCGACGAGCGCTTCCGGCTCTGGGAGCTGGAGACGATCCGGTCGATCGCCAATGACATCGGCGGCATTCTCGAGGTGGACCGGCTGGCGCGCGAGCTGATCAACCACCTGGTCGCCCTGCTCGGCGTCCGCTCCGCCGCGGTCTACCTCGGAGCCGACCCGTCGTCGGCGGAGGTCGTCAGCAGCTTCGGCCCGCTGACCCTTGCCGCCGACCAGCTGGTGCGGGCCTGGGAGCAGGGGATCTACACCGACGAGGTGCTGGCGCTGCCTCTGCAGTCGACGAGCGGGACTCTGGGCGTGCTGCTGGCCGCCAACAAGGAGGCCCGCGCCGGGACCGAGCCGTTCGCCGGCAACGATGTCCGCGTCATGGAGCTGTTCGCGGTCCAGGTGACGATGGCGATGGAGTTCGCGCGCCTGACCCGGGCGTCGCTGGAACGAGAGCGTCTGAAGCGGGAGCTCGCGGTAGCGGCCGAGATCCAGTCCCACCTCCACCCGCTGGCGTACCCCGAATTCCCGGGCTACCGGCTGGCCGCGCGGTCTTCGCCAAGCCGGCAGGTGGCGGGGGACACCTACGACGTGCTGGTCAACGATCACCGGCTGATCGCCATCGTCGCCGACGTCTCCGGCAAGGGGGTCGGCGCCGGGCTGCTGGCGGCCGGCATCCACGCCTCGGTGAGGCTGCTGTCCGAGACCGAGGAGTCGCTTGCCGGTGTCGCCACGCGGATCAACCGGTACCTGGCGGGCGCGACCGAGGACAACCGCTTCGTCACCTTCGCCATGGTCAGGCTCGAGGCCGACGGCGGGCTCACGGCGGTCAACGCCGGGCACTGCCCGATCCTGGTCCGCCGTGGCGATGGACGTGTCGAGCAGATCCCCTCGAGCGGGCTCCCGCTCGGGATCCTCGCCGCAGCGGGCTACCGGGAGTCGACCCTTCGGTTGGAGCCGGGGGACCTGCTGCTGCTCTACACCGACGGCCTGACCGAGGCCGAGAACCCCAGCGAGGAGGAGTTCGGCACCCATCGCGTCGAGAGCGCGGTGGCCGGGCTTCGCGACCCGTCGGCGGAGTCGGCGTGCCGAGACCTGTTGCAGGCAGTCGACCTGCACGCGGGCGGCAGGCCGCTCCAGGACGACGCCACCCTGCTGGTCGTGGAACGGCTGGCTGTCGCTCCGTAG
- a CDS encoding TetR/AcrR family transcriptional regulator, translated as MQDSAEPQPNNHREEKRRRILRAAIDEFARKGYFSARMSDVAKAASVADGTLYLYFEGKEHLLVSVFDDVLSRAIDRARVEIAGVASPLERLRIVIRLHLETLAGDRALAQVMQIETRHSQRFMNLLTRGRLGEYFELLRSLIAEGQQHGEIRRDVSPGFATNIVFGAVDEIVNSWLLAGAPGDLTRFHEPLMSLLATGMVEGRA; from the coding sequence ATGCAGGACAGCGCAGAGCCGCAGCCGAACAACCACCGCGAGGAGAAGCGGCGGCGAATCCTGAGGGCCGCCATCGACGAGTTCGCGCGCAAGGGCTACTTCTCCGCCCGCATGTCCGACGTCGCCAAGGCGGCGTCGGTGGCCGACGGCACCCTCTACCTGTACTTCGAGGGCAAGGAGCACCTCCTGGTGAGCGTCTTCGACGACGTGCTCAGCCGGGCCATCGACCGGGCACGCGTCGAGATCGCGGGGGTCGCCAGCCCGCTCGAGAGGCTGCGGATCGTGATCCGCCTCCACCTCGAGACGCTGGCCGGCGACCGTGCCCTCGCCCAGGTGATGCAGATCGAGACCCGCCACTCGCAGCGCTTCATGAACCTGCTCACTCGGGGCCGGCTGGGCGAGTACTTCGAGCTGCTGCGGTCTCTGATCGCCGAGGGCCAGCAGCACGGCGAGATCCGCCGCGACGTGAGCCCCGGCTTCGCCACCAACATCGTGTTCGGCGCGGTCGACGAGATCGTCAACAGCTGGCTGCTGGCCGGCGCGCCAGGCGACCTGACGCGCTTTCACGAGCCCCTCATGAGCCTGCTGGCGACCGGGATGGTGGAGGGCCGCGCATAA
- a CDS encoding pyridoxal phosphate-dependent aminotransferase translates to MTAGDARAQEERIRVFNSYRELFADAPIRLMSRTVSTMRHLGYGDLASAIGDLDWRTVPADDPEDPTLREQWGGLLDSAFHHIGGWIAQLSSQPFNYNLDSLGYPAVTRAWSGMWSTQLGVKFENAPGAPPQVFILHGGNQAVQAALLAIAEAHRERTGQATPPTILVPVPTFSCPLDQIALQGMRAVLLPPGDPGMDPHPDDLEQVPDGVEIDGVYMMPVNNPTGRTVPADQLRRFVAGVLDRWPHAGIILDSVYLRMHPSGRELIAWYDDDPRFADSLLIVDSLSKTHGVTGLRAGAILTRSARLRGGVTRYVQNILAGPSCAVQAVMLALLAPFATGDAELAANRIQLELRIGRHLQRRRRLLLERAFDAHRDLLHEEQPLLPDPVGFDWEGSMYAVLQLSQRCLDLAAERKVSPTVAFYLATGIGGVPLDGFCRNRNLERYGLVVNAGAPELKAMQERATRFVRLSFGMTPPPK, encoded by the coding sequence ATGACCGCAGGCGATGCTCGGGCGCAGGAGGAGCGGATCCGGGTCTTCAACAGCTACCGGGAGCTGTTCGCCGACGCACCCATCCGGCTGATGAGCCGGACCGTCAGCACGATGCGGCACCTGGGCTACGGCGACCTCGCCTCCGCCATCGGCGACCTCGACTGGCGGACGGTGCCGGCGGACGATCCCGAGGACCCGACGCTGCGGGAGCAGTGGGGTGGTCTCCTCGACTCCGCCTTCCACCACATCGGCGGCTGGATCGCCCAGCTGTCCAGCCAGCCCTTCAACTACAACCTGGACTCGCTGGGCTATCCGGCGGTCACCCGCGCCTGGTCGGGGATGTGGTCCACCCAGCTCGGCGTCAAGTTCGAGAACGCCCCCGGGGCGCCGCCGCAGGTGTTCATCCTGCACGGCGGGAACCAGGCGGTGCAGGCGGCGCTGCTGGCGATCGCCGAGGCCCATCGCGAGCGCACCGGGCAGGCGACGCCGCCGACCATCCTGGTGCCGGTCCCGACCTTCTCCTGCCCGCTCGACCAGATCGCCCTGCAGGGGATGCGGGCCGTGCTGCTGCCGCCCGGCGACCCCGGCATGGACCCGCACCCCGATGACCTCGAGCAGGTGCCCGATGGCGTCGAGATCGACGGCGTCTACATGATGCCGGTGAACAACCCCACCGGCCGCACGGTGCCGGCCGACCAGCTGCGCCGGTTCGTCGCCGGGGTGCTCGATCGCTGGCCGCACGCCGGGATCATCCTGGACTCGGTCTACCTGAGGATGCACCCGAGCGGGCGCGAGCTCATCGCCTGGTACGACGACGATCCGCGCTTCGCAGACTCTCTGCTCATCGTCGACTCGCTCTCCAAGACACACGGCGTGACCGGCCTGCGGGCGGGCGCGATCCTCACCCGCTCCGCCCGCCTGCGCGGCGGCGTCACCCGCTATGTGCAGAACATCCTGGCCGGGCCGTCATGCGCCGTCCAGGCGGTGATGCTCGCGCTGCTGGCGCCGTTCGCGACCGGCGATGCGGAGCTGGCCGCCAATCGCATCCAGCTCGAGCTCCGCATCGGGCGCCACCTCCAGCGGCGGCGGCGGCTGCTGCTCGAGCGCGCGTTCGACGCCCATCGCGACCTGCTCCACGAGGAGCAGCCGCTGCTGCCCGATCCGGTCGGGTTCGACTGGGAGGGCTCGATGTACGCCGTCCTCCAGCTCTCGCAGCGGTGCCTGGACCTCGCGGCCGAGCGCAAGGTGTCCCCGACGGTGGCCTTCTACCTGGCGACCGGCATCGGCGGCGTGCCGCTCGACGGCTTCTGCAGGAACCGGAACCTGGAGCGGTACGGGCTGGTAGTCAACGCGGGCGCGCCGGAGCTCAAGGCGATGCAGGAGCGCGCCACCCGGTTCGTGAGGCTGAGCTTCGGGATGACCCCGCCGCCCAAGTGA
- the surE gene encoding 5'/3'-nucleotidase SurE, whose translation MQRRFWLVFVVGLTIAAAAVAEDAPRPFHVMVTNDDGVDAPGLEALVRALAADGGYRVTVVAPAENQSVASNSHVTRRDVALRPHAPIAGAAAWSVDATPASVARLGLTAVVADDPPDLVVAGINAGENDGLGAWTSGTVAAAREAVASGIPGVAFSLELDWDDPRPDFDGAASWCKPVIDAVRDRGLPPGVYLNVNVPRDIVAIRGYRLARMSVAPPAVARFEQVREEPGVRWFRSRWRPPADAEPGSDSAALHAGWVAIAALGMDQTGYQAIPVLLALDPVEPQPPAVELVAVGAH comes from the coding sequence ATGCAGCGCCGTTTCTGGCTGGTCTTCGTCGTCGGGCTGACGATCGCGGCCGCCGCCGTGGCGGAAGATGCGCCCCGGCCCTTCCACGTCATGGTCACCAACGACGACGGCGTCGACGCGCCCGGCCTCGAGGCGCTGGTGCGGGCGCTGGCCGCCGACGGCGGCTACCGGGTCACGGTGGTGGCCCCGGCTGAGAACCAGAGCGTGGCCAGCAACTCCCACGTCACCCGGCGCGACGTCGCGCTGCGCCCGCACGCGCCGATCGCAGGAGCGGCGGCGTGGTCGGTCGATGCGACGCCCGCCTCGGTCGCCCGCCTCGGCCTGACGGCGGTGGTCGCCGACGACCCGCCGGACCTGGTGGTGGCGGGCATCAACGCGGGCGAGAACGACGGCCTCGGCGCGTGGACGTCGGGCACCGTGGCGGCGGCGCGGGAGGCGGTTGCCTCGGGAATCCCGGGTGTCGCCTTCTCGCTGGAGCTGGACTGGGACGACCCGCGGCCCGACTTCGACGGGGCGGCGAGCTGGTGCAAGCCGGTGATCGACGCGGTCCGCGACCGCGGCCTCCCGCCGGGGGTCTACCTCAACGTCAACGTTCCCCGCGACATCGTCGCGATCCGCGGCTACCGGCTCGCGCGCATGAGCGTCGCGCCGCCGGCAGTGGCCCGGTTCGAGCAGGTCCGCGAGGAGCCGGGGGTGCGCTGGTTCCGCAGCCGGTGGCGCCCCCCGGCGGATGCCGAGCCAGGCAGCGACAGCGCCGCCCTGCACGCAGGCTGGGTCGCGATCGCCGCGCTCGGGATGGACCAGACGGGCTACCAGGCGATCCCCGTCCTGCTCGCGCTCGACCCGGTCGAGCCGCAGCCGCCGGCGGTGGAGCTGGTGGCGGTCGGGGCGCACTGA
- a CDS encoding DNA recombination protein RmuC, with product MELGSWLPLFGVAGLVVAAVALVAVVLLGRASRAAAERGAARMAADQAETLRWVSGQLTQSLDRFHTQLGEFGQRLADAQASSSEVVRRGVAEHLQALGTTVSTQLERSHKTLGENLAGATEVFGQLHRRLGEVAEIAVRLEQVAGSVDELGKILRVPKLRGLMGEQTLEVMLRQVLPERFWQMQYRFEDGRTVDAVVRLGDRLIPIDAKFPLESYQRIVAADSEEARRTGRRDFERSVKTRVDEIAGRYIRPGEGTVEFALMFVPAEGVFGEVVGGGDDPAAASLLDYALERRVMPVSPATIFAYLSVIASGLRGFAVERRAGEIVQGLAAAEQEVARLREELGVLGKHLVNATQRYGEVERRLARVEEKLGRVAHVGEEALSE from the coding sequence GTGGAGCTCGGCTCGTGGCTGCCGCTGTTCGGCGTGGCGGGCCTGGTGGTCGCCGCCGTGGCGCTGGTGGCGGTGGTGCTGCTGGGCCGCGCCAGCCGTGCCGCGGCCGAACGCGGCGCCGCACGGATGGCGGCCGACCAGGCCGAGACCCTGCGCTGGGTGAGCGGCCAGCTGACCCAGTCGCTGGACCGCTTCCACACCCAGCTCGGTGAGTTCGGCCAGCGCCTGGCGGACGCGCAGGCCAGCTCGTCCGAGGTCGTGCGGCGGGGGGTCGCCGAGCACCTGCAGGCCCTCGGCACCACGGTCAGCACCCAGCTCGAGCGCTCCCACAAGACCCTCGGCGAGAACCTGGCGGGGGCGACCGAGGTGTTCGGCCAGCTGCACCGCAGGCTCGGCGAGGTGGCGGAGATCGCGGTCCGGCTCGAGCAGGTGGCCGGCAGCGTCGACGAGCTCGGCAAGATCCTGCGGGTGCCGAAGCTGCGCGGCCTGATGGGTGAGCAGACCCTCGAGGTGATGCTGCGCCAGGTCCTGCCCGAGCGTTTCTGGCAGATGCAGTACCGGTTCGAGGACGGGCGGACGGTCGACGCCGTGGTCCGCCTGGGCGACCGCCTGATCCCGATCGACGCCAAGTTCCCGCTCGAGTCCTACCAGCGGATCGTGGCCGCCGACAGCGAGGAGGCGCGGCGGACAGGGCGGCGCGACTTCGAGCGATCGGTCAAGACTCGCGTCGACGAGATCGCCGGGCGCTACATCCGCCCCGGCGAGGGCACGGTCGAGTTCGCGCTGATGTTCGTGCCCGCCGAAGGCGTGTTCGGGGAGGTGGTCGGCGGCGGCGACGACCCGGCCGCCGCGAGCCTGCTCGACTACGCGCTCGAGCGGCGCGTGATGCCGGTCTCGCCGGCGACGATCTTCGCCTACCTGAGCGTCATCGCGTCCGGCCTGCGCGGGTTCGCCGTGGAGCGGCGCGCGGGCGAGATCGTGCAGGGGCTCGCGGCCGCCGAGCAGGAGGTCGCGCGGCTGCGCGAGGAGCTGGGCGTGCTCGGCAAGCACCTCGTCAACGCGACCCAGCGCTACGGCGAGGTCGAGCGGAGGCTGGCCCGGGTCGAGGAGAAGCTCGGGCGGGTGGCCCACGTCGGCGAGGAAGCCCTGTCCGAGTGA
- a CDS encoding glycosyltransferase family 39 protein, with translation MRWFGWITATAGREASVAGALALALFLAGTADVPILGRDEARFAQAAREMLDRGDLVVPTFAGQDRYHKPILHYWCTMASFRLLGATERAARLPSNLAGALVVALLAMTARRRFDAGSGLLAGLLLAVTPVMWIEAKACTADMVLLLPTLAAMLAFERLLAGDGGRRAALVFWSAMAVAILAKGPVAPAWVACTGLALWAMGRRWRGFEIALGAVLLGLGWWRLGPVVLVVPAVGAGFELLRSPDGRRAVARLHLGWGVPLMLAITLPWAVAATVATDGAFLREAVGRHVVARGLDAFEGHGFFPGFYAVTAVVAASPWLGLLAGAGSPRQECDRRWRYLVAWLVGPLVLLELYQTKLVHYWLPSYPAGVLLVVGWLFAAVPPRRTGLGGRSLHVLGGTLAALALLALPAMIPLRSLLPAAAVAAGLLLAATVAAVALLGRRPIAGAVVGGIGSALALAVVAVLYLPELGRHALGPLAARRAIELKAPGEEIVVFKPRVEEVFFYLPRGVVTCRDAGCVASLVGEGTAVLGVGRRDDVELLAEEWRGARVVEVDRVVGVDVGRAGLGEQVLFRVDPLRPRPRAAAGASVDSRRAGP, from the coding sequence ATGCGCTGGTTCGGGTGGATCACCGCGACGGCGGGCCGCGAGGCGTCGGTTGCGGGCGCGCTCGCGCTCGCGCTGTTTCTCGCCGGAACGGCCGACGTCCCGATCCTCGGGCGCGACGAGGCGCGCTTCGCCCAGGCGGCGCGCGAGATGCTCGACCGCGGCGACCTCGTGGTGCCGACCTTCGCCGGCCAGGACCGCTACCACAAGCCGATCCTCCACTACTGGTGCACGATGGCGAGCTTCCGGCTGCTCGGCGCCACCGAGCGCGCGGCCCGGCTGCCCTCCAACCTCGCCGGCGCGCTGGTGGTCGCGCTGCTGGCGATGACCGCGCGGCGCCGCTTCGATGCCGGATCGGGCCTGCTGGCCGGCCTGCTGCTGGCGGTGACGCCGGTGATGTGGATCGAGGCCAAGGCGTGCACCGCGGACATGGTCCTCCTGCTGCCGACCCTCGCGGCCATGCTCGCGTTCGAGCGGCTGCTGGCGGGAGACGGCGGGCGCCGCGCTGCGCTGGTGTTCTGGTCCGCGATGGCGGTGGCGATCCTCGCCAAGGGCCCGGTCGCGCCGGCCTGGGTGGCCTGCACCGGCCTCGCGCTGTGGGCGATGGGGCGGCGGTGGCGCGGCTTCGAGATCGCGCTTGGCGCTGTGCTGCTCGGCCTCGGTTGGTGGCGCCTCGGCCCCGTCGTGCTGGTGGTGCCGGCGGTTGGTGCCGGCTTCGAGCTGCTGCGCTCGCCGGACGGGAGGCGGGCGGTGGCGAGGCTGCACCTGGGGTGGGGGGTGCCGCTGATGCTCGCCATCACCCTGCCGTGGGCGGTGGCCGCCACCGTCGCCACCGACGGCGCGTTCCTGCGGGAGGCGGTCGGCAGACACGTCGTGGCGCGCGGGCTTGACGCCTTCGAAGGCCACGGGTTCTTCCCCGGCTTCTACGCGGTGACCGCGGTGGTTGCCGCCTCTCCCTGGCTCGGCCTGCTGGCCGGCGCCGGGTCGCCGCGCCAGGAATGCGACCGCCGCTGGCGCTACCTGGTCGCCTGGCTGGTTGGGCCGCTGGTCCTGCTCGAGCTCTACCAGACCAAGCTCGTCCACTACTGGCTGCCGTCCTACCCGGCCGGCGTGCTGCTGGTGGTGGGATGGCTGTTCGCCGCCGTGCCGCCACGCCGGACCGGTCTCGGAGGGCGGTCGCTGCACGTCCTCGGCGGCACGCTCGCAGCGCTGGCGTTGCTGGCCCTGCCGGCGATGATCCCGCTGCGCTCCCTGCTCCCGGCGGCGGCCGTGGCGGCGGGCCTGCTGCTGGCAGCGACCGTCGCCGCGGTGGCGCTGCTCGGGCGGCGGCCGATCGCCGGCGCCGTGGTCGGGGGGATCGGGTCGGCGCTCGCCCTGGCGGTGGTCGCCGTGCTCTACCTGCCCGAGCTGGGGCGGCATGCGCTGGGTCCGCTCGCGGCGAGACGGGCGATCGAGCTCAAGGCTCCCGGCGAGGAGATCGTGGTCTTCAAGCCGCGAGTCGAGGAGGTCTTCTTCTACCTGCCCCGGGGGGTCGTCACCTGCCGGGACGCCGGCTGCGTGGCATCGCTCGTCGGCGAGGGAACGGCGGTTCTGGGCGTCGGCAGGCGGGACGACGTCGAGCTCCTGGCCGAGGAGTGGCGGGGGGCGCGGGTGGTCGAGGTGGACCGGGTCGTCGGCGTCGACGTCGGCCGCGCCGGTCTCGGCGAGCAGGTGCTGTTCCGGGTCGACCCGCTCCGCCCGCGGCCGCGTGCCGCCGCCGGCGCCAGCGTTGACAGCCGCCGGGCGGGCCCCTAA
- a CDS encoding tetratricopeptide repeat protein: MGRRITRKQLKQDEFISTGDSVMRWIIANWRPFVFGLVALCLVILAWWAGTRWTGSRAERASYLLHQATTAVDAALQGGDVAAAEGKLQEVINRHGRSEQADMARVLKARLMIDRNDLDGARALLVEVSGRRGGDAVGRVATLDLVHLQIATGQAAEVVPQLEAMVSGVDVRLPRDAALYELGELFIATQDPGRARSYYQRLVDDFPESPYRAQASQRLAELG, encoded by the coding sequence ATGGGTCGTCGGATCACCCGCAAGCAGCTGAAGCAGGACGAGTTCATCTCGACTGGCGACAGCGTCATGAGGTGGATCATCGCCAACTGGCGGCCGTTCGTGTTCGGCCTCGTGGCGCTGTGCCTGGTGATCCTGGCGTGGTGGGCGGGGACCCGGTGGACCGGCTCGCGGGCCGAGCGCGCCTCCTACCTGCTCCACCAGGCCACGACTGCGGTCGACGCGGCGCTCCAGGGCGGCGATGTGGCGGCCGCCGAGGGCAAGCTGCAGGAGGTGATCAACCGCCACGGCCGCTCCGAGCAGGCGGACATGGCGAGGGTCCTCAAGGCTCGCCTGATGATCGATCGGAATGACCTCGACGGCGCGCGCGCGCTCCTCGTCGAGGTGTCCGGCCGGCGCGGAGGCGATGCGGTCGGCCGGGTGGCGACGCTCGACCTCGTGCACCTCCAGATCGCGACCGGGCAGGCCGCGGAAGTGGTCCCGCAGCTCGAGGCGATGGTGTCGGGGGTGGACGTGCGGCTGCCGCGAGACGCTGCTCTCTACGAGCTCGGCGAGCTGTTCATTGCGACCCAGGACCCGGGTCGCGCCCGCTCGTACTACCAGCGGCTGGTCGACGACTTCCCCGAGTCTCCGTACCGCGCCCAGGCCAGCCAGCGGCTGGCCGAGCTCGGCTAG
- a CDS encoding thymidine phosphorylase, which produces MVRNGMNFVEAIIRKRDGGRLTRDQLERFALGAGSGELPPEQLAAMLMAICIRGMDGDETRWLTEAMIRSGESWRLGAQRPDVVDKHSTGGVGDTVSLVIAPLLAAVGVPVAMMAGRGLGHSQGTVDKLAAVPGFRTDWSRDEALGLIDRAGVAMLAQTESIAPADRVLYALRDVTGTVESLPLIVASILSKKLAMGAATLVLDVKCGRGAFRRTPAEALELARALVELARGMGVGCEAILTDMNQPLGPALGTACEVRAALDVLGGGGSAPLREVTIALARVAFELAGRDGATADRALAKALDDGSALSAWGRMVEAHGGDPDPARLARPHQRLDVAAPRAGFVTGIAAAELGWVAVDLGAGRRSRDEELDHGAGLLVHVRIGDRVEAKQPVASLLLGTRAVDVPALEARVRGAFEIGEEPVAAPPLILGNADTLLP; this is translated from the coding sequence GTGGTCCGCAACGGGATGAACTTCGTCGAGGCGATCATCCGTAAGCGGGACGGCGGCCGCCTGACCCGCGACCAGCTCGAGCGCTTCGCCCTCGGCGCCGGCTCGGGTGAGCTGCCGCCCGAGCAGCTGGCCGCGATGCTGATGGCGATCTGCATCCGCGGCATGGATGGGGACGAGACGCGGTGGCTGACCGAGGCGATGATCCGGTCCGGCGAGAGCTGGCGGCTCGGAGCCCAGCGGCCTGATGTCGTCGACAAGCACTCCACCGGCGGCGTTGGCGACACGGTGTCGCTGGTGATCGCGCCGCTGCTCGCGGCGGTCGGCGTCCCGGTGGCGATGATGGCCGGGCGGGGGCTCGGCCACTCGCAGGGCACCGTCGACAAGCTCGCGGCGGTGCCCGGCTTCCGGACCGACTGGTCTCGCGACGAGGCGCTCGGCCTGATCGACCGGGCGGGCGTGGCGATGCTCGCCCAGACCGAGAGCATTGCGCCGGCCGACCGGGTGCTCTACGCGCTGCGCGACGTCACCGGCACCGTGGAGTCGCTGCCGCTGATCGTGGCCTCGATCCTGTCGAAGAAGCTCGCGATGGGCGCGGCCACCCTGGTGCTCGACGTCAAGTGCGGCCGCGGGGCGTTCCGGCGCACGCCGGCCGAGGCGCTCGAGCTCGCCCGCGCCCTGGTCGAGCTCGCCCGCGGCATGGGCGTCGGCTGCGAGGCGATCCTGACCGACATGAACCAGCCGCTGGGCCCGGCCCTGGGCACGGCCTGCGAGGTCCGGGCGGCCCTCGACGTGCTCGGCGGCGGCGGGAGCGCTCCGCTTCGGGAGGTCACGATCGCCCTCGCGCGCGTCGCCTTCGAGCTCGCCGGCCGGGACGGCGCCACCGCCGACCGAGCCCTCGCCAAGGCGCTCGACGATGGCAGTGCGCTGTCCGCGTGGGGCCGCATGGTGGAGGCGCACGGCGGGGACCCGGACCCGGCACGGCTGGCGCGCCCGCATCAGCGGCTCGACGTCGCCGCCCCACGCGCCGGCTTCGTCACCGGGATCGCGGCCGCCGAACTCGGCTGGGTCGCGGTCGATCTCGGGGCCGGGCGCCGGTCCCGCGACGAGGAGCTCGACCACGGCGCGGGCCTGCTGGTCCACGTCCGGATCGGCGACCGCGTCGAGGCGAAGCAGCCGGTGGCGTCGCTGCTCCTCGGAACGCGCGCAGTCGACGTGCCCGCGCTCGAGGCGCGGGTCCGCGGCGCCTTCGAGATCGGCGAGGAGCCCGTCGCGGCGCCGCCGCTCATCCTCGGCAACGCCGACACCCTTCTCCCCTAA
- a CDS encoding SDR family oxidoreductase — protein MDTRCALVTGGAGFLGSHLCERLLDEGLHVVCMDNLITGSLANIEHLIGRAGFTFIHHDVTNFIHVPGRLDYILHFASPASPIDYLNLPIQTLKVGSLGTHKALGLAKSKGARFLLASTSEVYGDPLIHPQPESYWGNVNPVGPRGVYDEAKRFAEALTMAYQRHHGVDTRIVRIFNTYGPRMRADDGRVVPAFICQALAGEPLTTFGDGSQTRSFCFVDDLIEGIWRLLLSDYAEPMNIGNPAEMTVLEFARQIIRLTGSRSEIVFRPLPVDDPKVRQPDIALARRVLGWEPKVPLERGLAAAIEYFRTHPRVVGS, from the coding sequence ATGGACACGCGATGCGCGCTGGTCACCGGCGGAGCTGGATTCCTGGGCTCCCATCTCTGCGAGCGGCTCCTGGATGAGGGCCTCCATGTCGTGTGCATGGACAACCTGATCACAGGTAGCCTGGCCAACATCGAGCACCTGATCGGCCGCGCCGGCTTCACCTTCATCCACCACGACGTCACCAACTTCATCCATGTGCCGGGCCGGCTCGACTACATCCTGCACTTCGCGTCGCCGGCATCGCCGATCGACTACCTCAACCTGCCGATCCAGACCCTCAAGGTTGGCTCCCTGGGGACCCACAAGGCGCTCGGGCTGGCCAAGTCGAAGGGGGCGCGGTTCCTGCTCGCCTCCACCTCCGAGGTCTACGGGGACCCGCTCATCCACCCCCAGCCCGAGAGCTACTGGGGCAACGTCAACCCGGTCGGGCCGCGCGGCGTGTACGACGAGGCCAAGCGCTTCGCCGAGGCGCTGACCATGGCCTACCAGCGCCATCACGGCGTCGACACGCGGATCGTCCGCATCTTCAACACCTACGGCCCGAGGATGCGCGCCGACGACGGCCGGGTGGTGCCCGCGTTCATCTGCCAGGCGCTCGCGGGCGAGCCCCTGACCACCTTCGGCGACGGGTCACAGACCCGTTCGTTCTGCTTCGTCGACGATCTCATCGAGGGCATCTGGAGGCTGCTTCTCAGCGACTACGCCGAGCCGATGAACATCGGCAACCCGGCCGAGATGACGGTCCTGGAGTTCGCCCGGCAGATCATCCGGCTCACCGGCTCGCGGTCCGAGATCGTGTTCCGGCCGCTCCCGGTCGACGATCCCAAGGTGCGCCAGCCCGATATCGCCCTGGCGCGGCGGGTGCTCGGCTGGGAGCCGAAGGTGCCGCTCGAGCGCGGGCTGGCCGCCGCGATCGAGTACTTCCGCACGCACCCCAGGGTCGTCGGCTCCTGA